In one Cervus elaphus chromosome 9, mCerEla1.1, whole genome shotgun sequence genomic region, the following are encoded:
- the LOC122700433 gene encoding zinc finger CCHC domain-containing protein 10-like: MPICPTQPVGSGQLASPAPFEAIKQHVRCQKCLEFGHWTYECTGKIKYLHRPSRTAELKKALKEKENRLLLQQSIGEANVERKTKKKRSKSVTSSSSNSSDSSASDSSSESEETSTSSSSEDSDSDESSSSSSSSASSTSSSSSSDSDSDSSSSSSSSTSTDSSSDDEPPKKKKKK, from the exons ATGCCGATTTGCCCAACCCAGCCGGTGGGCAGCG GCCAGCTGGCTTCTCCTGCCCCATTTGAAGCAATTAAGCAACATGTAAGATGTCAGAAATGCTTGGAATTTGGACATTGGACTTATGAATGCACTGGAAAAATAAAGTACCTACATAGGCCTTCAAGAACAGCAGAACTAAAgaaagctttaaaagaaaaagaaaacagattgttATTACAACAAAGCATTGGAGAAGCTAATgtagaaagaaagaccaagaagaaAAGGTCTAAGAGTGTAACCAGTTCCAGTAGCAATAGCAGCGACAGTTCAGCCAGTGATTCTTCATCAGAGAGTGAAGAGACATCTACCTCATCTTCCTCAGAGGACAGTGACTCTGATGAAAGCTCCTCCAGTTCATCGTCTTCTGCTTCCTCCACAAGCTCCTCCTCATCCTCTGATTCAGACTCAGATTCCAGCTCTTCCAGTAGTAGCAGCACCAGCACAGATAGTAGTTCTGATGATGAACcaccaaagaagaagaaaaagaaatag